The following proteins come from a genomic window of Astatotilapia calliptera chromosome 11, fAstCal1.2, whole genome shotgun sequence:
- the them4 gene encoding acyl-coenzyme A thioesterase THEM4, giving the protein MARRLGRILRGFQSLGSLAFMKSELSNLPASVSLKSMVRALPSLFSSNPRDFSLPNSSWGTEMRQLYEHYNSQCEAVTDGGEEQGGLWNRLPSYNRSLKYAAGGVYLSKIIQAKARLFTRNIRDPGAAFEYVIFANKKEQRCVCIFQAGHLLEGPPGNVHGGAIATMIDTVTGTHACVHSGPVMTANLNINYRSPIPLGSTVLIESSLDKKEGRKTLVSCKVTSADGARLHTEATALFVSIGVSQLMKG; this is encoded by the exons ATGGCAAGGAGACTGGGTCGAATACTCAGGGGCTTTCAGAGCCTCGGTTCACTCGCATTCATGAAGTCTGAACTCAGCAACCTCCCTGCCAGCGTTTCATTGAAGAGTATGGTG CGAGCGCTTCCATCACTCTTTTCATCCAACCCCCGGGACTTCAGTCTTCCTAACTCCTCATGGGGCacagaaatgaggcagctgTATGAACATTATAACAGCCAATGTGAGGCAGTGACAGATGGAGGAGAGGAACAGGGTGGACTATGGAACAGACTGCCAAGCTACAATCGTTCTCTGAAGTATGCTGCAG GTGGAGTATACCTTAGCAAAATAATCCAGGCAAAAGCTCGTCTTTTCACCCGCAACATCAGAGACCCGGGGGCAGCATTTGAGTACGTTATCTTTGCTAACAAAAAGGAGCAaaggtgtgtgtgcattttccaGGCTGGACACCTTCTGGAGGGACCACCAGG AAATGTCCACGGGGGGGCGATAGCCACTATGATTGATACCGTGACAGGAACTCATGCTTGTGTGCATTCTGGACCTGTTATGACTGCCAACCTCAACATCAACTACCGCAG TCCCATCCCGCTGGGAAGTACAGTGTTGATCGAATCCTCTCTGGATAAGAAGGAAGGCAGGAAAACGTTAGTTTCGTGTAAAGTGACCAGTGCTGACGGCGCCAGATTGCACACAGAAGCAACAG CACTGTTTGTGTCAATCGGCGTCAGCCAACTAATGAAAGGGTGA